In Leptolyngbya sp. 'hensonii', the genomic window CAATCCTCGGTTCAGCCTCTCCTATTACAATCGGGGCATGGCCCTGGCTCGCCTGGGGGAATATCAGGCTGCACTGGAAGATCTGAACCGGGCGATCGCAGCTTACAGTACCCTGGCCGGGGCTTTTCACGAACGAGGCCGGGTTTACCTGCAGTTGGGCCAGCAACGGCAAGCGATCTCCGATCTGGAAAAGGCGTTAGATCTGTTTGCTGAAATGGAAGATGAGGTTAACTACAACAAGGTATTGGCTGACCTGAAGAACATACGTCATTGAGGAAGCATCATGATGGAACTGGTGATTGCAATTGGGGCGCTGATTGTTGCCTTTCTGGTTTTTACTTGGCTGGTTAAGGTGGTCAAGGCGACGATCGGAACGGCCATCACGATTGCGATCGTGGTTCTGGTCCTGCAGTTAATCTTTGGTATCGGTCCCAGCCAGCTCTGGAATTACCTGACCCATCTGCCCCAGGTTATCTGGCAGATGACTCGGGGAGGAAAGTAAGACCTGGATCGCAAGTGGGTTGGCCATCAGCAGACCCAACTATTAAAATACCCCCCCATTTTTTTGCGGTTAGCGGTGAGAGTCGTTACTTTCAGCGACTCCTATTGCCCGCCGCAGACAACCGGGCCAGCACATCCTGCACCGTCGCAGGGAGCTGACGCAGGATCTTGCCCTTCTCCCGATCGACGGCGACCAGGGTCACCTTGGCCGTAACATAGAGTTCTTGAGCATCCTGGGATTGAATCTGATAGTCCCAATTAATTCGGACCCCTTCAAACCCCAGAAGGCGAGTTCTGACCACAGCCATCATCCCCATCCGCAAAAAACGGTGATAGCGAATGGACAGATCAACCACAGGTAACTCACAGCCCAGGGTGACCAGATCGGCATAGCCAATACCCAGGGTTCTCAAGCACTCAATCCGTGCTGCCTCCATCCAGGCAATATAGGTTCCATGCCAGACCACACCTGCGTAGTCTGTATGTTGTGGGTAAGCCCGAACAGGATATTCAAACCAGCTCTTAGAGGCGACGTCACTCAGGCTTTGCATGGCGGCTTGCCCCTGAGGTTGTATTTGCTCTTCAACTGACATAGGAATTCAACTCTGCAACAATCTCTTCATAAATTTTTATATCATTTCTAACCCCCAATTCATTTATTTTTACAGAACTCATTTAACTAGGGCCAAAAGTGCTCGATTCATGGGATCAGAGGCTTACTCTCTTGATATTTCTTAACGGCATAAATATCATCACAAAACATTAAATTTAAAGAATAAAAAGTTGTTAGAGGTATCATCAAGTATTAGAGAGTCGGGCTTTTGGGCTTTCTTTATTTTGCGGTAACTGGTACTTAAATCATCCAATATTCAGTCATTGGTTGAGAGCTAAAAAGTTTTTAGAAGCACAACAATCTCAGGTTTCATTTAGGGCTAAAAACCTGAATTATTAGAGTTATTTTGTCAGTAATGAGGCGAGCTCATGATAGAGAAGATTTTGCTTGCAGATTCCGGAACTGGACATTCCAAGGAAATGCTCAAGGCATTAATGGAAATTCCTTCAATTCAGAGAGCAACAGTGACTGTCTTGCATGTTGTTCCTCCTCAAGTCACTTCTGAAGGAATGACCGAGAAATGGGAAGAGGGAGGCAAACTGCTGGCCTCAGCGATCCAATCCCTGAACTTAGACCCGAACCATGTTGCAGCCATCCTCAGACAGGGAGATCCGAA contains:
- a CDS encoding thioesterase family protein, which codes for MSVEEQIQPQGQAAMQSLSDVASKSWFEYPVRAYPQHTDYAGVVWHGTYIAWMEAARIECLRTLGIGYADLVTLGCELPVVDLSIRYHRFLRMGMMAVVRTRLLGFEGVRINWDYQIQSQDAQELYVTAKVTLVAVDREKGKILRQLPATVQDVLARLSAAGNRSR